The sequence TTACGGGGGAAATCCACCCTCTATTTCCGCGATGAGAACGCAGCGGGAACAAAAGGTCTTGACTGCGTGGAACGAAAGTGGAACATAGAACGCAACGGGAACGAATAGGGGAACTACCTACTCCTTCCCTTGTTGACCAGCGAGCCGGACGGGCTCCGAACGAAGGATAGAGAACATGGCACTGGCAATCGCGATTTCGCTGTTTTTCGGCCTGGTGGCCGCGCTGGCGCTGGTGTCCTGCTTCGGATCGCTGCGTTACGGTGTCCTGCGTTTCCGCGAAGTCCGCGCCGAACTGGCTGAGCTCGATCGCGCTCCGGAAGCGAAGGTCATCCGCCTTCGTCGTCCGCAGGAAGCCTTCGCCCTGCTGGCCGCGTAGGTCAGTCTGCCTTGGCCTTTTCGGCTCGGCGCGCCTGCTTCACCTTCTGGTAGCGCAGGAAGGCCCACAGGATCAGCGCGAGATAGACGCCGCTGATCAACACCAGCGTCCACCATGTCTCTGTCAGTAGCGCGGCGACCGTCAGCGCAGCGACGGCAATCGCGGCAATACGAAACTCGTTCGAGGGACGCAGCGACTTCCAGCTGGGTGTCGCCATGTTCGATACCATCAGGATCGCAATCAGGATCGTCCACGGGGCGACGTAGAGGGGTTCGCGGTACACGGCATCGCCCGTCGCCAGCCACAGGTACATCGGCAGGAACGCCAGCCCAGCCCCCATCGGTGCGGGCACGCCGGTGAGAAACCCGGCCGACTTGTGCGGCTGGTCCTCGACATCGATCTGCGCATTGAAGCGCGCCAGGCGCAGGGCACAGCAGATGGCGAAGGCCAAGGCAGCCAGCCAGCCGAGCCGCGGCAGTTCTCCCAGCGACCACAGGAACAGCACCAGCGCGGGCGCGACACCGAAGCTGATCGAATCGGCCAGGCTGTCCAGTTCCGCCCCGAAGCGCGACTGTGCCTTCAGGAGGCGGGCGATGCGGCCATCCATGGCATCGAGGATGCCGGCCAGGATGATGGCGAACAGCGCCATCCGCCAGTCGCCCTTGATGGCAAGGCTGATGCCCGTCAGGCCCGATGCCAGCGCCGCGGCCGTGATCGCATTGGGCAGCATGGCCCGCAGCGTCAGCCCGCGTCCGGCGCGCGAGCGGGTTACCACTTCATGTTCGCTGGCCTTGGGGCCGAGCCATGCCGGGCCCGGTGTTGCGTTCTCGTCTTCCTCGAAATCCGGGTCGTCGCTCACTGGCTGACGCCTTCGAGCAGGCCCACGGTTCCGAGTTCCGCGAGGATCGTTTCACCGGCAATCACCCGCTGCCCGAGCAGCACCTTGGGATCGGTGCCGGCGGGCAGGTAGACGTCCACCCGGCTACCGAACCGGATCAGGCCGACACGCTGGCCGGCGGCAACGATGTCACCCGGCTTCACAAAAGGCACGATACGCCGTGCCACCAGGCCGGCGATCTGGGTAAAGCCCAGCACGGTGCCGTCCGCGCGCTCGACCAGGATATGCTGGCGCTCGTTTTCCTCGCTCGC is a genomic window of Aurantiacibacter sp. MUD11 containing:
- the pssA gene encoding CDP-diacylglycerol--serine O-phosphatidyltransferase, encoding MSDDPDFEEDENATPGPAWLGPKASEHEVVTRSRAGRGLTLRAMLPNAITAAALASGLTGISLAIKGDWRMALFAIILAGILDAMDGRIARLLKAQSRFGAELDSLADSISFGVAPALVLFLWSLGELPRLGWLAALAFAICCALRLARFNAQIDVEDQPHKSAGFLTGVPAPMGAGLAFLPMYLWLATGDAVYREPLYVAPWTILIAILMVSNMATPSWKSLRPSNEFRIAAIAVAALTVAALLTETWWTLVLISGVYLALILWAFLRYQKVKQARRAEKAKAD